One part of the Saprospiraceae bacterium genome encodes these proteins:
- a CDS encoding RNA polymerase sigma factor gives MQIAIPLQPTEQELIHACIDRQAWAQQKIYEDNYRNMMAVCLRYSNSSDDAFDILHEGFLKVFMNIKSYEPGSLLQAWIRRVMVNTAIDFYRKESRRTTSDLDDARTLVYSKGNPIDSMAAEEIMKAIQKLPPIYRSVFNMFAIEGYSHKEIADTLGITESTSRSNLVKARTKLKELLHGKI, from the coding sequence ATGCAAATTGCAATCCCTTTACAGCCCACCGAACAAGAACTGATACATGCATGTATCGATCGGCAGGCTTGGGCTCAGCAAAAAATCTATGAAGACAATTATAGAAATATGATGGCCGTTTGTTTGAGATATTCAAATAGTTCTGACGATGCATTTGACATCTTGCATGAAGGCTTTTTAAAGGTTTTTATGAATATCAAATCCTACGAACCGGGCTCTCTTTTACAAGCCTGGATTCGAAGAGTTATGGTAAATACTGCCATCGATTTTTATAGAAAAGAATCCCGACGAACAACCTCTGACCTGGATGATGCCCGGACCCTTGTATATTCAAAAGGCAATCCTATTGATTCCATGGCAGCTGAAGAAATCATGAAAGCGATCCAAAAATTACCACCGATTTACCGATCCGTTTTTAACATGTTTGCAATAGAAGGATATTCGCATAAAGAAATCGCAGATACATTAGGCATTACAGAAAGCACGTCCAGATCAAATCTGGTAAAGGCGAGAACGAAACTAAAGGAATTATTACATGGCAAAATCTGA
- the feoB gene encoding ferrous iron transport protein B produces the protein MRLKNNKVGIVGNPNSGKTSIFNLLTGLHQKVGNYPGVTVDSMMGKITHKDGSVTELIDFPGAYSLHSNTHDEFVLTKALIDLKDPHHPDAIIYVADILLLEKQLLLLTQIIDLEFPVIVCLSNCDLAEQSLIDKWTLILEQKLKCPIIPVSSKSHLNLNILKDRLQTIIQFSHIYLSKKNLYTIPTQEIEKLKEDIGFKNKYHHLLWKHYGHKIQSSQIEEYFGKEHSLRLQVEETMDRYGLIDTWVSSVKINLKVKSNAITNKMDHYLTQPILGVSIFIFLMFFIFQAIFSWAQYPMDWIETGFSWFQQFLVNILEPGWFSDLILKGLIPGLRGVLVFVPQIALLFFLIGWMEELGYMARVVYLFDHLLKKVGLNGRSLIGLISGGACAIPAIMSTRNINNHRDRLVTMFVIPLIPCSARIPVYTALIGFVVPYKELFGIFNSQGIAFMALYSLGILMALFTAMIVSYFIKSDELSLLALQLPDYRVPQMRQVITVVFDKVKTFVLQAGKIILLISLILWFMSSFSWSGEMERVEAKVFMEASHKSLDSVETLSLMEAEKLENSFAGKIGKFIEPVVIPLGFDWKIAIALLTSFAAREVFVGTMSTIYSLGSNDSEILLRDRMALEKRPDGSLFFDRKTSISLILFYAFAMQCMSTFAVMWRETKTKRWPIIQFIYMGILAYVASWIAYHWF, from the coding sequence ATGAGGTTGAAGAATAATAAGGTTGGTATTGTAGGGAATCCAAATAGTGGCAAAACAAGTATTTTTAATTTGCTTACTGGATTGCATCAAAAAGTTGGTAATTATCCTGGTGTAACCGTGGACTCCATGATGGGAAAAATAACCCATAAAGACGGAAGTGTAACGGAGTTAATTGATTTTCCTGGTGCCTACAGTTTGCATTCAAATACACATGATGAATTTGTACTCACCAAAGCATTAATTGATTTAAAAGACCCCCACCATCCAGATGCAATTATTTATGTAGCAGATATTTTATTGCTTGAAAAACAATTGTTGCTATTAACACAAATTATAGATCTTGAATTTCCTGTAATTGTTTGTCTTAGTAACTGCGATTTGGCAGAACAATCCTTGATTGATAAATGGACCTTAATCCTTGAACAAAAACTAAAATGTCCAATTATTCCAGTAAGTTCCAAATCACATCTTAATCTGAATATCTTAAAGGATCGGTTGCAAACAATTATACAATTTTCACATATCTACTTATCTAAGAAAAATTTATATACCATTCCAACGCAAGAAATTGAAAAATTGAAGGAGGATATTGGTTTTAAAAATAAATATCATCATTTGCTTTGGAAGCATTATGGGCATAAAATACAATCTTCACAAATTGAAGAATATTTTGGGAAAGAACATTCTTTGCGATTGCAGGTAGAAGAAACCATGGATCGATATGGATTAATTGATACGTGGGTATCTTCTGTAAAAATTAATTTAAAAGTTAAATCTAATGCGATCACAAATAAAATGGACCATTATTTAACGCAACCAATACTTGGCGTTAGTATTTTTATTTTTTTAATGTTCTTTATTTTTCAGGCTATTTTTTCATGGGCACAATATCCTATGGATTGGATCGAAACAGGATTTTCTTGGTTTCAACAATTTCTAGTAAATATTTTAGAGCCTGGTTGGTTTTCAGATTTAATTTTAAAAGGTTTAATTCCTGGTCTTCGAGGCGTATTAGTTTTTGTACCTCAAATCGCATTATTATTTTTCCTTATTGGCTGGATGGAGGAGTTGGGGTATATGGCTCGAGTAGTTTATTTGTTTGATCATTTACTTAAGAAAGTAGGTTTGAATGGTCGGTCATTAATTGGATTAATCAGTGGCGGTGCCTGTGCAATACCTGCCATCATGTCTACCAGAAATATCAACAATCATCGGGATCGCCTGGTCACGATGTTTGTCATTCCTTTAATTCCTTGTTCCGCAAGAATTCCTGTATATACTGCACTCATTGGGTTTGTGGTACCTTATAAAGAACTATTCGGCATCTTTAATAGCCAGGGAATTGCATTTATGGCATTATATTCCTTAGGTATTTTAATGGCCTTGTTTACGGCAATGATTGTAAGTTATTTTATCAAATCAGATGAATTGAGTTTACTCGCATTGCAGCTTCCAGATTATCGAGTCCCGCAAATGCGTCAAGTGATTACTGTAGTATTTGATAAAGTAAAAACTTTTGTATTGCAAGCAGGAAAAATCATTTTACTTATCAGCTTAATATTATGGTTTATGTCCAGTTTTTCATGGAGTGGAGAAATGGAAAGGGTAGAAGCAAAGGTTTTCATGGAAGCCTCTCATAAATCTTTAGATTCTGTTGAAACACTTTCATTAATGGAAGCTGAAAAACTTGAAAATTCATTTGCCGGGAAGATTGGAAAATTTATTGAACCTGTGGTAATACCACTGGGCTTTGATTGGAAAATTGCAATTGCTTTACTTACCTCCTTTGCGGCAAGAGAAGTATTTGTAGGTACCATGTCTACAATTTATAGCCTGGGATCTAATGATAGTGAAATTTTATTGCGAGATCGAATGGCTCTTGAAAAAAGACCAGATGGCAGTTTGTTTTTTGATAGAAAAACTTCTATTTCTTTAATTCTATTTTATGCATTTGCAATGCAATGTATGAGCACATTTGCTGTGATGTGGAGAGAAACTAAAACAAAACGCTGGCCTATAATTCAATTTATCTATATGGGAATCTTAGCTTATGTTGCTTCCTGGATAGCTTATCATTGGTTTTGA
- a CDS encoding site-specific integrase, producing MKVTLRQRLKGDKISLYLEYYSNGKRQYEYLNLYLTPDPEKGKLTNAVKEENKKILALAETIRSKRHLEIQNSTYDFHDKEKLKTYFIMYMEALAEKRKDSKGNYGNWDSTIKHLKKYCPRDIQFNQINKAFVDGFRDYLLKEASTKTKKAISTNTKYSYFNKFRAALKQAVRDGILKTNPAEMVEGLPQGEPVREFLTLDELKTLAKTECKNELMKRAFIFACLTGLRFSDIQKLKWSEMQQSTELGHYIRFVQQKTKGSETLPISDEAYNLLGEKGKPTDPVFPDLIYSDSRNADLYRWMIKAGIEKHITFHCARHTYATLQLTLGTDIFTVSKLLGHRHLKTTQIYANVIDEKKTVAANKINIGL from the coding sequence ATGAAAGTAACATTAAGACAACGGCTCAAAGGCGATAAAATAAGCCTTTATTTAGAGTACTACTCCAATGGCAAACGCCAATACGAGTATTTGAATTTGTACCTAACACCCGACCCCGAAAAAGGGAAGCTCACTAATGCAGTAAAAGAGGAGAATAAAAAGATATTGGCATTGGCTGAAACCATCCGCAGTAAAAGGCATTTGGAGATACAAAACAGCACTTATGATTTCCACGATAAGGAGAAGCTAAAAACGTACTTCATTATGTATATGGAGGCATTGGCTGAAAAGAGAAAAGACAGCAAAGGGAATTATGGCAATTGGGATAGCACCATCAAGCACTTGAAAAAGTATTGCCCAAGAGATATACAATTTAACCAAATCAATAAAGCCTTTGTTGATGGCTTCAGGGATTACCTATTGAAAGAAGCCAGTACCAAAACCAAAAAGGCAATTTCAACCAATACCAAATACAGCTACTTCAATAAGTTCAGAGCAGCACTCAAACAAGCTGTGAGGGATGGCATACTAAAAACCAACCCTGCCGAAATGGTAGAAGGCTTGCCACAAGGCGAACCAGTAAGAGAGTTTTTAACACTTGATGAATTAAAGACCTTAGCCAAAACCGAATGTAAAAACGAGTTGATGAAAAGGGCTTTTATTTTTGCTTGTCTGACTGGGTTACGTTTCAGCGATATTCAGAAATTGAAATGGAGTGAAATGCAACAATCAACAGAGTTAGGGCATTACATCCGTTTCGTACAGCAAAAAACAAAAGGATCTGAAACATTGCCCATATCTGATGAAGCCTACAATTTATTAGGAGAAAAAGGAAAGCCAACCGACCCGGTGTTTCCTGATTTGATTTACTCCGATAGTCGCAATGCTGATTTGTATAGATGGATGATAAAAGCAGGTATTGAAAAGCACATCACTTTCCACTGTGCAAGGCACACATACGCCACATTGCAGCTTACTTTAGGTACTGATATTTTCACAGTATCAAAGTTGCTTGGACACAGGCATTTAAAAACAACACAGATTTATGCTAATGTAATTGATGAAAAGAAAACAGTAGCAGCTAACAAAATAAATATTGGCTTATAA
- the recQ gene encoding DNA helicase RecQ, with protein MLQKHQLLKQYFGYSEFRPGQEQIIDAVISNKDVLVLMPTGGGKSICFQIPALLKEGITLVISPLIALMKDQVESLKANGVTAEFINSSLSPNEEFEITERCFANQIKLLYISPEKALSLSGSMLKRLPISLIAIDEAHCISQWGHDFRPEYALLKNLRLQFPEIPVIALTATADKTTRKDIIVQLALNDPQLFVSSFDRANFHLSVRSNIKERDKNEEIIAFIKEHKDQSGIIYCLSRKGTETLSSILNAQGIPSAFYHAGMTSADRSKVQENFIFDDLKIICATIAFGMGIDKSNVRWIIHYNLPKNIEGYYQEIGRAGRDGAPAKTILYYNIKDLILLNKFAAESGQAELNLEKLKRMQQFAEARVCRRRILLSYFGENYEQNCNSCDVCKNPPTYIDGSLIAQKAISALLRANESIGIKMLVDILRGSLNAEILEKGFDKLKTHGAGRELSFDVWQSYILQLLQIGVFEMAYDEGFSLKVSEFGKKVVMGNFKVDLTSVLPKSFREKSNISTEKEIPKSNIFEVLRQLRKKIATEEGLPPYIIFHDSTLLEMADLLPTNRLEMMVISGMSNIKYSKYGHRFEKILQEHSKVIGEEIKNKLDAFIQDEKINEYIQELKNYPVRISHTILGKALLGSERDLMPDALKQLSFYGILKGKTNYKIIGPILQNYFKRNQVEVGTSSEISAINYFNDPIKNDLSETEIESYKKLIQGIPISRPDDVIDNDYILTTRKAHPRAYEFWSEEENDLFVKLCTKTNDLSLISSILLRNPGSVKNQFKKINKH; from the coding sequence ATGCTACAGAAACACCAATTGCTTAAGCAATACTTTGGCTATTCTGAATTCAGACCAGGCCAGGAACAAATTATTGATGCCGTAATTTCAAACAAAGATGTATTGGTATTAATGCCAACAGGAGGTGGTAAATCCATTTGTTTTCAAATTCCTGCACTGCTAAAAGAAGGAATCACCTTAGTCATTTCGCCATTAATTGCTTTAATGAAAGATCAGGTAGAATCTTTAAAAGCAAATGGAGTTACCGCAGAATTTATCAATAGTAGTCTCTCGCCAAATGAAGAATTTGAAATTACAGAAAGGTGTTTTGCAAATCAAATTAAATTGCTTTACATCTCTCCTGAAAAGGCTTTATCTTTATCTGGAAGTATGCTTAAAAGACTTCCAATTTCATTAATTGCGATTGATGAAGCACATTGCATTTCACAATGGGGCCATGATTTTAGACCTGAATATGCCCTATTAAAAAATCTTCGACTCCAATTTCCTGAAATACCTGTCATTGCATTAACTGCTACTGCAGATAAAACTACCCGAAAAGATATCATTGTTCAATTAGCATTAAACGACCCACAACTATTTGTCTCTTCATTTGATCGTGCAAATTTTCATCTTTCTGTTAGAAGTAATATTAAAGAACGGGATAAAAATGAAGAGATTATTGCCTTTATAAAAGAACACAAAGATCAAAGTGGTATCATTTATTGCTTATCAAGAAAAGGAACGGAAACACTTTCTTCCATTTTAAATGCCCAAGGAATTCCATCCGCTTTTTATCATGCTGGAATGACAAGCGCTGATCGCTCTAAGGTTCAGGAAAATTTTATTTTTGATGATTTAAAAATAATTTGTGCCACCATCGCATTTGGAATGGGCATAGACAAATCAAATGTCCGCTGGATCATCCATTACAATTTACCTAAAAATATTGAAGGATATTATCAGGAAATAGGAAGGGCTGGACGGGACGGAGCACCTGCAAAAACAATCCTCTATTACAACATAAAAGATCTCATCCTATTGAATAAATTTGCTGCGGAAAGTGGACAAGCAGAACTCAATCTTGAAAAGCTCAAACGGATGCAACAGTTTGCAGAAGCCCGGGTATGTAGAAGAAGAATATTGCTAAGTTACTTTGGTGAAAACTATGAGCAGAATTGTAATTCCTGTGATGTTTGTAAAAATCCACCGACCTACATAGATGGTAGCCTAATTGCACAAAAGGCTATTTCCGCATTACTCCGTGCAAATGAATCTATTGGTATTAAAATGTTAGTTGATATTTTAAGAGGTTCTCTCAATGCCGAAATTTTAGAAAAAGGATTTGACAAATTAAAAACGCATGGTGCTGGTCGCGAACTTTCATTTGATGTATGGCAATCCTATATACTTCAATTATTACAAATAGGTGTTTTCGAAATGGCATATGATGAAGGATTTTCCTTGAAGGTGAGCGAATTTGGTAAAAAAGTAGTCATGGGCAATTTTAAGGTTGATTTAACAAGTGTATTGCCAAAATCATTTCGTGAAAAGTCAAATATTTCAACAGAAAAGGAAATTCCGAAATCAAATATATTTGAAGTGCTTAGGCAATTGCGCAAAAAAATTGCTACCGAAGAAGGATTACCACCCTATATCATATTTCATGACAGTACCTTATTGGAAATGGCAGATTTATTACCTACAAATCGATTAGAGATGATGGTCATAAGCGGTATGTCAAATATTAAGTATAGCAAATATGGCCATCGATTTGAAAAAATACTACAAGAGCATTCCAAAGTAATTGGTGAGGAAATAAAAAACAAGTTAGATGCTTTTATTCAGGATGAAAAAATCAATGAATATATTCAGGAACTAAAAAATTATCCTGTCCGCATTTCACATACAATCCTGGGTAAGGCATTACTTGGTTCAGAACGAGACTTGATGCCAGATGCATTAAAGCAATTAAGTTTTTATGGCATTCTAAAAGGCAAAACAAACTATAAAATCATCGGTCCCATACTTCAAAATTACTTTAAACGGAATCAGGTAGAAGTTGGCACTAGCTCTGAAATATCAGCCATAAATTATTTTAATGATCCAATTAAAAATGATTTATCTGAAACCGAAATCGAATCCTATAAAAAGCTTATACAAGGAATTCCAATTTCCAGGCCAGATGATGTCATAGATAATGATTACATTCTCACTACCCGAAAAGCACATCCCCGTGCATATGAATTTTGGAGTGAAGAGGAAAATGATTTATTTGTTAAACTCTGTACTAAAACAAATGATCTT
- a CDS encoding helix-turn-helix domain-containing protein, which produces MSSTIKLPKFCNHCGKAFIAQKTTTKYCGHKCNSAAYKKTKREEKVNAEFKNQQSKIVSPSPVVATETLSNPIAGNHTNLREKEFLSILEVATLLGASRWTIQRMIKSNRLPVAKLGSRTIIKRASIDNLFN; this is translated from the coding sequence ATGAGTAGTACAATTAAACTTCCTAAATTCTGTAATCATTGTGGTAAGGCTTTTATAGCCCAAAAGACCACAACGAAGTATTGTGGCCATAAGTGCAACAGTGCAGCCTACAAGAAAACCAAACGAGAAGAAAAAGTAAACGCAGAATTTAAGAACCAACAAAGCAAAATTGTTTCCCCTTCTCCAGTAGTTGCTACTGAAACCCTATCCAATCCGATAGCAGGTAATCACACTAATTTAAGAGAGAAAGAATTTTTAAGCATACTGGAAGTTGCTACCCTATTGGGTGCAAGCAGATGGACCATTCAACGGATGATAAAAAGTAATCGTTTGCCAGTGGCAAAGCTGGGCAGTCGCACCATCATCAAAAGGGCTTCAATTGATAATTTATTTAACTGA
- a CDS encoding helix-turn-helix domain-containing protein — MATENLILDKLTEIANKLDEQNLLQKTVLNFNEACTFLDVSPSHLYKLTSTKSIPHFCPQGKKLYFKRSELDDWLQRNRQSSTDEIDAMATEYILKNKRK, encoded by the coding sequence ATGGCAACAGAAAATTTAATTCTCGACAAGCTCACAGAAATTGCAAACAAATTAGATGAGCAAAACTTACTGCAAAAAACAGTATTAAACTTCAACGAGGCTTGCACATTCCTTGATGTAAGTCCTTCACATTTGTACAAACTTACAAGTACAAAGAGTATTCCCCATTTCTGTCCCCAGGGAAAGAAACTCTATTTCAAGCGTTCCGAGTTAGACGACTGGTTGCAGCGTAACCGTCAATCATCTACTGATGAAATTGATGCTATGGCTACCGAGTACATACTCAAGAACAAACGCAAATAG
- a CDS encoding glycosyltransferase, with protein sequence MEKQNALNVQEPSKKLWYISWMIPPSQGGSSYITHQLAKNFESQEIVVLGGSRKLFQGSKFYDGVLYHYFFTELNWKGHGDRFFFLPRLLIFPIFVLNLFKLAKTEKPVAILTSFPDAFFLFASWLVARFFKIKLFSYFHNTYVDNRHGFSKWIAEKIQAKVFSDSSLIFVMSDGMKDYYKLQYPEYAQKIATLPHTFDVYPKDPESKVNFKSAPPFRLILIGTFNNSNIEATGRLLKLLSKNRNTYLVDIFTSTNKNILKLKWGLDLDALGINHRGFVKQENVNALFENYDVCLLTHGFTGEYTEVEYQTIFPTRTIPLLLSGKPILAHSPLNSFLTNFIQKFDCAELVTEPSELSLLNGLLRVTEDSARKHQLILNAKVAAHSFYGPTVAKNLKKLLGLAT encoded by the coding sequence ATGGAAAAACAGAATGCATTGAACGTTCAGGAACCATCTAAAAAATTATGGTATATTTCCTGGATGATCCCACCTTCTCAAGGTGGTAGTTCTTATATCACCCATCAGCTTGCAAAAAATTTTGAATCACAAGAAATCGTAGTCCTTGGTGGTAGTAGAAAATTGTTTCAAGGATCAAAGTTTTATGATGGAGTATTGTATCATTATTTTTTTACAGAGTTAAACTGGAAAGGTCATGGAGATCGTTTTTTCTTTTTGCCACGATTATTAATATTTCCAATTTTTGTATTGAATCTATTTAAATTAGCAAAAACAGAAAAGCCTGTTGCAATCCTAACAAGTTTTCCAGATGCTTTTTTTTTATTTGCATCCTGGTTAGTTGCCAGATTTTTTAAAATTAAATTATTTTCATATTTTCATAATACATATGTAGATAATAGACATGGTTTTTCCAAATGGATCGCTGAAAAAATTCAAGCCAAAGTATTTAGTGATTCTAGTTTGATTTTTGTGATGAGTGATGGGATGAAGGATTATTATAAACTACAATATCCAGAGTATGCTCAGAAAATAGCAACACTTCCACACACATTTGATGTCTATCCTAAAGATCCTGAATCAAAGGTAAATTTTAAATCTGCTCCACCATTTAGATTGATTTTAATTGGAACCTTTAATAATTCAAATATAGAAGCTACCGGTCGATTGTTGAAACTCCTTTCAAAGAATCGAAATACCTATTTGGTTGATATTTTTACTTCGACGAATAAAAATATTTTAAAACTGAAATGGGGATTGGATCTTGATGCATTAGGCATAAATCACAGGGGTTTTGTAAAGCAAGAAAATGTAAATGCTTTATTTGAAAATTATGATGTTTGTTTGTTGACGCATGGATTTACCGGGGAATATACAGAGGTTGAATATCAAACGATCTTCCCAACCCGAACGATTCCACTGTTGCTCTCAGGCAAACCTATACTTGCACATTCTCCACTAAATTCTTTTCTGACAAATTTTATTCAAAAATTCGATTGCGCAGAATTGGTTACAGAACCTTCAGAATTATCGCTGCTAAATGGCTTGCTTCGCGTTACTGAAGATTCTGCGCGTAAACATCAATTGATTTTAAATGCAAAAGTAGCGGCTCATTCTTTTTACGGACCCACAGTTGCTAAAAATTTAAAGAAGTTACTTGGATTGGCAACCTGA
- a CDS encoding TCR/Tet family MFS transporter, with product MSEVSQTSKRALTFIFLAVLIDIIGLGIIIPVLPQLIQELSGKGLSESSKIAGWMGSSFSLMLFLFAPIMGGLSDRYGRRPVLLFSLFGFGLDYLLQGFAPSIAWLFVGRIFAGITGSSFSAAGSYIADVSTPEKKAQNFGLIGAAFGLGFIIGPAIGAILGNYGLRVPFFGSAFLALCNLCFGYFVLPESLKIENRRKFDFKRANPIGTLKVLFSYPILRSFIFTLFLVYIAHYALQSTWSFYGMEKFKWDAKMIGISLSVVGLMAAIVQGGLSRILIPSLGNKRAIFLGLFIAMLGYMAFAFAPASWAMFAIIIPFSFSGLAGPAVQGLVSNQVPQNAQGELQGGMMGLMSVTAIIGPLLMTNLFSFFTNHSNPIYFPGAPFFVASILVLIGILFILKPLSKIHT from the coding sequence ATGAGTGAAGTGTCGCAAACTAGTAAAAGGGCTTTAACCTTTATCTTTTTAGCTGTTTTAATTGATATTATTGGTTTAGGAATCATTATTCCCGTGTTGCCTCAATTAATTCAAGAGTTGTCTGGTAAAGGTCTGAGCGAATCTAGTAAAATTGCAGGTTGGATGGGTTCATCCTTTTCACTTATGCTGTTCCTATTTGCACCAATAATGGGAGGCTTAAGTGATCGATACGGTCGAAGACCGGTATTATTGTTTTCATTATTTGGATTTGGCTTAGATTATTTGCTTCAAGGATTTGCACCTTCTATAGCTTGGTTATTTGTAGGACGGATTTTTGCTGGTATTACCGGATCTTCTTTTTCAGCCGCAGGTTCCTATATTGCAGATGTTAGTACTCCTGAGAAAAAAGCACAGAACTTCGGGTTGATCGGTGCAGCATTTGGTCTCGGATTTATTATTGGTCCAGCAATTGGTGCAATTTTAGGTAATTATGGACTTCGTGTGCCTTTTTTTGGCTCTGCTTTTTTAGCATTATGTAATTTATGTTTTGGATATTTTGTATTACCGGAATCTCTTAAAATCGAAAATCGAAGAAAATTTGATTTTAAAAGAGCAAATCCGATAGGTACATTAAAAGTATTATTTAGCTATCCCATTTTGAGAAGTTTTATTTTTACTTTATTTTTGGTATATATTGCACATTATGCATTACAAAGTACCTGGTCTTTTTATGGTATGGAAAAGTTTAAATGGGATGCTAAAATGATTGGCATATCACTATCTGTAGTTGGTTTAATGGCTGCTATTGTGCAAGGTGGATTGAGTCGGATTTTAATTCCAAGCTTAGGAAATAAGCGAGCCATTTTTTTAGGATTGTTCATTGCTATGCTTGGATATATGGCATTTGCCTTTGCACCTGCAAGCTGGGCTATGTTTGCAATTATAATACCTTTTTCATTTAGCGGATTAGCAGGTCCAGCGGTTCAAGGTTTGGTTTCTAATCAAGTTCCACAAAATGCACAAGGAGAATTGCAGGGAGGCATGATGGGCTTAATGAGTGTCACTGCGATTATTGGCCCTCTATTAATGACAAATCTTTTTAGTTTTTTTACAAATCATTCTAATCCGATATATTTTCCAGGAGCTCCTTTTTTTGTAGCGAGTATATTAGTATTGATTGGTATCCTTTTTATTTTGAAACCATTATCTAAAATTCATACATAA
- a CDS encoding ferrous iron transport protein A: MQSFQIISFKDPVLAARLITLGIYPGKTLKIIRKAMFGGAYYIEVDQCHFALRENEIQQMELRATENEVEE, translated from the coding sequence GTGCAATCTTTTCAAATCATCAGCTTCAAAGATCCTGTATTAGCAGCTAGGTTAATTACTCTAGGGATTTACCCAGGTAAAACCTTGAAGATCATTCGCAAAGCCATGTTTGGAGGTGCCTATTATATAGAAGTTGATCAATGCCACTTTGCACTAAGGGAAAATGAAATTCAACAAATGGAATTAAGAGCTACGGAGAATGAGGTTGAAGAATAA
- a CDS encoding NAD-dependent epimerase/dehydratase family protein, producing the protein MPKLLVTGSSGLIGSEVVRYFDQMAWNIVGIDNNMRADFFGPKGDTRWNQKQLQDSCKHFRHVELDVRNRVEVLRTVAEIKPDFIVHTAAQPSHDLAATRVFDDFDVNAGGTLNLLEACRISCPESPFVHLSTNKVYGDAPNLLRLNELETRWDFADEEYVNGIPESFTIDQSKHSLFGASKLAADILVQEYGRYFNMPTCALRGGCLTGPNHSGVELHGFLSYLIKVNLTGAEYTIFGYQGKQVRDNIHALDVVRFIEQFFANPRVGEVYNIGGGRKNACSILEAFEIVSAISGKKMNFKYQDKNREGDHICYISDLRKMKAHYPSWSISKSLEDINQEIVLSWKNRMH; encoded by the coding sequence ATGCCTAAATTACTTGTTACTGGATCGTCTGGATTAATTGGTTCTGAAGTGGTGCGTTATTTCGATCAAATGGCTTGGAATATAGTTGGTATTGATAATAATATGCGGGCTGATTTTTTTGGTCCCAAAGGGGATACCAGGTGGAACCAAAAACAACTTCAAGATTCTTGCAAGCATTTTAGGCATGTGGAATTAGACGTGAGAAATAGAGTAGAAGTCTTGCGAACTGTTGCAGAAATTAAACCAGATTTTATAGTTCATACTGCCGCACAACCTAGCCATGATTTAGCAGCTACCAGAGTTTTTGATGATTTTGATGTGAATGCAGGGGGCACTTTAAATCTGTTGGAAGCTTGTAGAATTTCTTGTCCGGAGTCACCTTTTGTTCATTTGTCTACGAATAAAGTCTATGGAGATGCTCCAAATTTATTGAGATTGAATGAATTGGAAACCCGGTGGGATTTTGCAGATGAAGAATATGTAAATGGTATTCCTGAATCATTCACCATAGACCAGTCAAAACATTCGCTTTTTGGAGCTTCTAAATTAGCTGCAGATATTTTAGTGCAAGAGTATGGCCGTTATTTTAATATGCCTACCTGTGCATTAAGAGGGGGTTGCCTTACAGGCCCAAATCATTCAGGGGTTGAGTTGCATGGTTTCTTAAGTTATTTGATAAAAGTAAACTTAACAGGAGCTGAATATACAATTTTTGGCTATCAGGGAAAGCAAGTACGAGATAATATTCACGCATTAGATGTGGTTCGCTTTATCGAGCAATTTTTTGCAAACCCAAGAGTTGGAGAAGTTTATAATATTGGTGGAGGAAGAAAAAATGCCTGCTCTATTTTAGAAGCCTTTGAAATCGTGTCTGCTATTTCTGGTAAGAAAATGAATTTCAAATACCAGGATAAAAATAGAGAAGGCGATCATATTTGTTATATTTCCGATTTGAGAAAAATGAAAGCGCACTATCCTTCCTGGAGTATTTCTAAATCTCTAGAAGATATAAATCAAGAGATCGTTTTATCATGGAAAAACAGAATGCATTGA